A section of the Rhizobium sp. BG4 genome encodes:
- a CDS encoding AI-2E family transporter, whose protein sequence is MSLSNKNKLPGEPRWLGPSAPARTPLIPSISAARWLLILIVAAGVYFFYGFVVPVLAALVIGFASWPLYRKLLARVGGNTTVAATVAIILIVTFLVIPIVFAVTYTTGEVRDWVAWAIRANRMGAPTPQWILALPFAGPYIDELWTKYIGSPGSMGEVIQAVSGANIGNIYRAVLAAGGASFHLLLTLLFMLIALFFVYRDGASFSKQIDMLGERILPNRWERISRVVPATISSTVMGMTLIAIGEGIVLGIAYWIAGVPSPVTLGVLTGIMALIPGGAPLSFTLVSVYLVASGSHFAGAGLFIWGSVELFIVDKTLRPKLVGGPIKLPFLPTFFGLVGGVKTMGFLGLFIGPVLMALLVAIWREWMHEVRTSDQSGSGPEIIIDEQAPPSQRAADG, encoded by the coding sequence GTGAGCCTCTCGAATAAAAACAAACTGCCAGGCGAGCCGCGGTGGCTTGGTCCGTCCGCGCCTGCCCGCACGCCTCTCATTCCCTCGATTTCGGCTGCCCGCTGGCTTCTGATTCTGATCGTCGCGGCCGGCGTCTATTTCTTCTACGGCTTCGTCGTCCCGGTTCTCGCCGCTCTCGTCATCGGCTTTGCGAGCTGGCCGCTCTATCGCAAACTTCTCGCCCGCGTTGGCGGCAATACCACCGTTGCGGCGACGGTGGCGATCATCCTGATCGTCACGTTCCTGGTCATCCCGATCGTCTTTGCCGTCACCTATACGACGGGCGAGGTGCGCGATTGGGTCGCTTGGGCGATCCGCGCCAACCGCATGGGCGCCCCGACCCCGCAATGGATCCTCGCCCTGCCCTTCGCCGGTCCCTACATCGACGAGCTCTGGACGAAATATATCGGCAGCCCCGGCTCGATGGGTGAAGTCATCCAGGCCGTCAGCGGCGCCAATATCGGCAATATCTACCGCGCGGTCCTTGCCGCCGGCGGCGCCTCGTTCCACTTGCTGCTGACGCTGCTCTTCATGCTGATCGCGTTGTTTTTCGTCTATCGCGATGGCGCGTCCTTCTCGAAACAGATCGACATGCTCGGCGAGCGCATTCTGCCGAACCGCTGGGAGCGGATTTCCCGCGTCGTGCCGGCGACGATCAGCTCGACCGTCATGGGCATGACGCTCATCGCCATCGGCGAAGGCATCGTGCTTGGCATCGCCTATTGGATCGCCGGCGTCCCCTCGCCCGTCACGCTCGGCGTTCTCACCGGCATCATGGCGCTGATCCCGGGCGGCGCGCCGCTCTCCTTCACGCTGGTCTCGGTCTATCTCGTCGCCAGCGGCTCGCATTTTGCCGGCGCCGGCCTCTTCATCTGGGGCAGCGTCGAGCTCTTCATCGTCGACAAGACGCTCCGCCCCAAGCTCGTCGGCGGCCCGATCAAGCTGCCGTTCCTGCCGACCTTCTTCGGTCTCGTCGGTGGCGTGAAAACTATGGGCTTCCTCGGGCTCTTCATCGGCCCGGTGCTGATGGCGCTGCTCGTCGCGATCTGGCGTGAATGGATGCACGAGGTCCGCACCTCGGATCAGAGCGGCAGCGGCCCCGAAATCATCATCGACGAACAGGCGCCGCCTTCGCAGCGCGCGGCCGACGGCTGA
- a CDS encoding DUF1697 domain-containing protein has translation MTTYVALLHSIVIAPGRRVVMANLRDMASSLGYRNPRTLVSTGNIIFETPESPIGEIETKLEAAFRERYGKPVDIIARTGTSWQRLARSNPFPDGEGSQVIIRVMRTALERPAFEKLKPYADPSQRLALIHGDLWIDFAGKPSEWKLLSALTTKRMGVGTLRNWNTVRGLAEML, from the coding sequence ATGACGACTTATGTCGCGCTGCTGCACAGCATTGTCATCGCGCCCGGCAGGCGGGTGGTGATGGCGAATTTGCGCGACATGGCATCCTCGCTCGGCTACCGCAATCCACGCACGCTGGTTTCGACCGGCAATATCATCTTCGAAACGCCGGAGTCACCGATCGGTGAGATTGAAACCAAGCTCGAGGCCGCATTTCGCGAAAGGTACGGCAAACCGGTCGATATCATAGCGCGGACCGGCACAAGCTGGCAGCGGCTGGCGCGATCGAACCCGTTTCCTGACGGCGAGGGCAGCCAGGTGATCATCCGGGTGATGCGCACAGCGCTTGAGCGGCCGGCATTCGAAAAGCTGAAGCCCTATGCCGATCCGAGCCAGCGGCTGGCGCTTATCCATGGCGATCTGTGGATCGATTTTGCCGGCAAGCCGAGTGAATGGAAGCTGTTGTCGGCGCTGACGACCAAGCGGATGGGCGTCGGGACGCTGCGCAACTGGAATACCGTCCGCGGTCTCGCCGAGATGCTCTGA
- the folE gene encoding GTP cyclohydrolase I FolE, producing the protein MDAIVKNFPNNSRDSNRPTQKEAEEAVRTLLRWAGDDPAREGLLDTPARVAKAYRELFAGYDMDAEDVLGRTFEEVAGYDDMVLVKDIPFFSHCEHHMVPIIGKAHVAYLPDGKVLGLSKIARTVEIFGRRLQTQETMTAQISKAIDETLRPRGVAVMIEAEHMCMAMRGVQKQGSTTLTTTFTGTFKSEPAEQARFMSMVRGR; encoded by the coding sequence ATGGACGCCATCGTAAAGAATTTTCCGAACAACAGCCGCGATTCCAACCGCCCCACCCAAAAGGAAGCCGAAGAGGCCGTCCGCACCCTGCTCCGCTGGGCGGGCGACGATCCGGCGCGCGAAGGTCTGCTCGACACCCCCGCGCGTGTCGCCAAGGCCTATCGTGAACTCTTCGCCGGCTATGACATGGACGCCGAAGACGTCCTCGGCCGCACCTTCGAGGAGGTTGCCGGCTATGACGACATGGTGCTGGTGAAGGACATTCCGTTCTTCTCGCATTGCGAACATCACATGGTGCCGATCATCGGCAAGGCGCATGTGGCCTACCTGCCCGACGGCAAGGTGCTCGGTCTCTCGAAGATCGCCCGCACCGTCGAGATCTTCGGCCGCCGCCTACAGACCCAGGAAACCATGACGGCGCAGATATCGAAAGCGATCGACGAAACGCTCCGTCCGCGCGGTGTCGCGGTCATGATCGAAGCCGAACATATGTGCATGGCGATGCGCGGTGTGCAGAAGCAGGGTTCGACCACATTGACGACAACCTTTACTGGGACCTTCAAGTCCGAGCCCGCCGAACAGGCGCGATTCATGTCCATGGTACGGGGCCGCTGA
- a CDS encoding nitroreductase, producing the protein MKSDIKLIDYLNVRRSIPAFQMCEPGPEKAEIEEILRLSSRVPDHGKLAPWRFIVYRGEERVRIGEELLKLALEAKPDLSDEMIQVERTRFTRAPVVVAIVSKAGPHFKIPEWEQVMSAGALCLNVIFAANAHGWVANWLTEWFAFDERAYPLLGVQPGEKIAGFIHMGSSEFPPVERPRPELTETVTWVGGDA; encoded by the coding sequence ATGAAATCCGATATCAAGCTGATCGATTACCTCAACGTGCGCCGCTCCATCCCCGCGTTCCAGATGTGCGAGCCGGGTCCCGAGAAGGCCGAGATCGAGGAAATCCTCCGCCTGTCGTCGCGCGTTCCCGATCACGGCAAGCTCGCCCCCTGGCGCTTCATCGTCTATCGCGGCGAAGAGCGGGTGCGGATCGGCGAGGAGCTTCTGAAGCTCGCGCTGGAAGCCAAGCCTGATCTCTCCGACGAAATGATCCAGGTCGAGCGGACGCGCTTCACGCGCGCTCCTGTTGTCGTCGCGATCGTCAGCAAGGCAGGCCCGCATTTCAAGATCCCTGAATGGGAACAGGTGATGTCGGCGGGCGCACTTTGCCTCAACGTGATCTTCGCCGCCAATGCGCATGGCTGGGTGGCGAACTGGCTGACGGAATGGTTTGCCTTCGACGAGCGCGCCTATCCGCTGCTCGGCGTCCAGCCGGGCGAGAAGATCGCCGGCTTCATTCATATGGGCTCGTCCGAGTTTCCGCCGGTCGAGCGGCCGCGTCCGGAACTGACCGAGACCGTCACCTGGGTCGGCGGAGACGCGTGA
- a CDS encoding flavin reductase family protein, whose translation MFYPTDTNKHGLAHDPFKAIVAPRPIGWIGTKGTDGSLNLGPYSFFNAISDRPKLVMFSSSGRKHSQQNARETGVFTCSFVSRNLVDQMNLSSATVPYGVNEFEFSGLTAKQGEIVDAPYVAEAFAVLECKVTEIIEPRGLSGEPSENVMVIGEVVGIHIDETIIREGRLDMAIARPVARMGYMDYAEGSDVFELIRPKTP comes from the coding sequence ATGTTCTACCCCACCGACACCAACAAGCATGGGCTGGCGCACGATCCCTTCAAGGCGATCGTGGCGCCGCGGCCGATCGGCTGGATCGGCACCAAGGGCACCGATGGTTCGCTGAACCTCGGCCCGTATTCCTTCTTCAACGCGATTTCGGATCGCCCGAAGCTGGTGATGTTTTCATCGAGCGGCCGCAAGCACAGCCAGCAGAACGCGCGCGAGACCGGCGTCTTCACCTGCAGCTTCGTCAGCCGCAATCTCGTCGACCAGATGAACCTGTCGTCCGCGACCGTACCTTATGGTGTCAACGAGTTCGAATTCTCCGGGCTGACGGCCAAGCAGGGGGAGATCGTCGACGCGCCCTATGTCGCCGAGGCATTTGCCGTCCTGGAGTGCAAGGTGACCGAGATCATCGAGCCGAGGGGCCTGTCCGGTGAGCCCTCCGAGAATGTCATGGTGATCGGCGAAGTCGTCGGCATCCACATCGATGAGACGATCATCCGCGAGGGCCGTCTCGACATGGCGATCGCCCGGCCGGTAGCCCGCATGGGCTATATGGACTACGCAGAAGGCAGCGACGTCTTCGAACTCATCCGCCCCAAGACGCCCTGA
- the yidD gene encoding membrane protein insertion efficiency factor YidD: protein MCEFCALQHDDEDEGGAAARPPKAKRFSRNYSGSFSKTPGRLFGMGFIRLYQLTLSGFIGNSCRHIPTCSEYGYEAVARHGLWAGGWMTLFRVGRCGPGGTSGLDPVPEALETRFHWWTPWRYLVFGRKAA from the coding sequence ATGTGCGAATTCTGCGCCCTTCAGCATGATGATGAAGACGAAGGCGGTGCCGCGGCGCGGCCGCCGAAGGCCAAGCGCTTTTCGCGAAATTACTCCGGCAGCTTTTCGAAGACGCCCGGCCGGCTGTTCGGCATGGGCTTCATCCGGCTCTACCAGCTGACGCTTTCAGGCTTCATCGGCAATTCCTGCCGGCATATTCCGACCTGCTCCGAATATGGCTACGAGGCTGTCGCGCGGCATGGGCTGTGGGCCGGCGGATGGATGACGCTGTTTCGCGTCGGGCGTTGCGGCCCGGGCGGCACGAGCGGGCTCGACCCGGTGCCCGAGGCGCTTGAGACGCGGTTCCATTGGTGGACGCCGTGGCGCTACCTGGTGTTTGGCCGGAAGGCCGCATGA
- a CDS encoding DUF2336 domain-containing protein, which yields MVIVEAFLRWVETAKSGDRARAASALGRAYLQSEMQPEERKAAEMAMTFLLDDPSPKVRLALAEAIAWSGDAPRSLILALAEDQPEIACHAVTCSPLLTDADLVDLAGRGSDVTRMLIAARSAVSRAVCAALAEVGGEEDVLCLLENEGAAIAPLSLKRIAERLGDCCDIRNLLLDRDSLPADARQLLTQHVSDALVALPLAQAAIGINRLQRISREATQSAVVSIAGEIQPREIDDLVEHLRVHGHLTPSFLMHALCSGKVDFFAGAVVNLTGCSEKRVRSILATGRMHAVRALYETAGLTREISTIFVEATLLWREASRKASGTMLSTICVRLLERFRHHGAHDAVKELLDMVEKLHIAEQRQSARAYASQAALVAA from the coding sequence ATGGTGATTGTAGAGGCATTCCTTCGCTGGGTCGAAACCGCCAAGTCCGGAGACCGGGCACGAGCGGCCAGCGCCCTTGGCCGGGCCTATCTCCAGTCCGAGATGCAGCCTGAAGAGCGTAAGGCCGCCGAGATGGCGATGACCTTCCTGCTCGACGATCCCTCGCCGAAAGTTCGCCTTGCCCTTGCCGAAGCCATCGCATGGTCCGGCGACGCGCCGCGGTCACTGATCCTGGCACTTGCCGAAGACCAGCCTGAAATTGCCTGCCATGCCGTTACCTGCTCGCCGCTGCTGACAGATGCCGATCTTGTCGATCTGGCCGGTCGTGGCAGCGACGTGACGCGCATGCTGATCGCTGCACGCAGCGCGGTGTCGCGGGCCGTCTGCGCCGCCCTTGCCGAAGTCGGCGGGGAGGAGGACGTTCTCTGCCTTCTGGAAAACGAGGGCGCTGCAATTGCGCCGCTTTCGCTGAAGCGTATTGCCGAACGGCTCGGCGACTGCTGCGATATCCGCAATCTGCTGCTCGATCGCGACAGCCTGCCGGCCGACGCCCGCCAGCTTTTGACGCAGCATGTCAGCGATGCGCTTGTGGCGCTGCCGCTCGCGCAGGCCGCCATCGGCATCAACCGCCTGCAGCGTATCAGCCGCGAGGCGACGCAGTCTGCCGTCGTGTCGATCGCCGGAGAGATCCAGCCGCGTGAAATTGACGACCTTGTGGAGCATCTGCGCGTCCACGGCCATCTGACGCCGTCCTTCCTGATGCATGCGCTATGCTCTGGGAAGGTCGATTTCTTCGCGGGCGCCGTCGTCAACCTGACGGGCTGCAGTGAAAAGCGGGTCCGCTCGATCCTGGCGACCGGCCGTATGCATGCGGTCCGGGCTCTCTACGAGACCGCGGGGCTAACCCGCGAGATCAGCACCATTTTCGTCGAGGCGACGCTGCTCTGGCGCGAGGCGTCGCGCAAGGCTTCGGGTACGATGCTTTCTACGATCTGCGTACGGCTGCTCGAGCGCTTCCGCCATCACGGCGCCCATGACGCCGTCAAGGAGCTACTCGACATGGTCGAGAAGCTGCACATCGCCGAGCAGCGTCAGTCGGCGCGCGCCTATGCCTCTCAGGCAGCGCTTGTCGCCGCCTAG
- the thrS gene encoding threonine--tRNA ligase, translating to MSQSVSLTFPDGNVREFAAGTTGKDVAESISKSLAKKSVAIAIDGVVRDLSDPVVDGKIEIITRSDERALELIRHDAAHVMAEAVQELWPGTQVTIGPVIENGFYYDFAKNEPFTPDDLPKIEKKMKEIIARNAPFTKQVWSREKAKEVFAAKGEQYKVELVDAIPEGQDLKIYYQGDWFDLCRGPHMASTGQIGTAFKLMKVAGAYWRGDSNNAMLSRIYGTAFAEQSELDNYLHILAEAEKRDHRKLGREMDLFHFQEEGPGVVFWHGKGWRMFQSLTAYMRRRLAGTYEEVNAPQVLDASLWETSGHWGWYQENMFAVKSAYAFTHPEDKEADNRIFALKPMNCPGHVQIFKHGLKSYRELPIRLAEFGNVHRYEASGALHGLMRVRGFTQDDAHVFCTDEQMAAECLRINDLILSVYEDFGFKEIVVKLSTRPEKRVGTDALWDRAESVMMDVLKTIEAQSEGRIKTGILPGEGAFYGPKFEYTLKDAIGREWQCGTTQVDFNLPERFGAFYIDSNSEKTQPVMIHRAICGSMERFLGILIENFAGHMPLWIAPQQIVVATITSEADGYGQEVADALRDAGLNVSTDFRNEKINYKVREHSVTKVPVIIVCGKKEAEERTVNIRRLGSQEQTSMTLDAAIESLTWEATPPDVRRKIEAKKAKAA from the coding sequence ATGTCCCAATCCGTTTCCCTGACTTTCCCCGATGGCAATGTGCGCGAGTTCGCGGCCGGTACGACCGGTAAGGACGTTGCCGAATCCATTTCCAAGTCGCTGGCCAAGAAGTCTGTCGCGATCGCGATCGACGGCGTTGTGCGCGACCTGTCCGATCCCGTCGTCGACGGCAAGATCGAGATCATCACACGCAGCGATGAGCGCGCGCTGGAGCTGATCCGCCACGATGCCGCCCACGTCATGGCCGAAGCCGTGCAGGAGCTCTGGCCCGGCACGCAGGTCACCATAGGTCCGGTGATCGAGAACGGCTTCTATTACGACTTCGCCAAGAACGAGCCCTTCACGCCTGATGATCTGCCGAAGATCGAAAAGAAGATGAAGGAGATCATCGCTCGCAACGCGCCCTTCACAAAGCAGGTCTGGTCGCGTGAAAAGGCCAAGGAAGTATTTGCCGCCAAGGGCGAGCAGTACAAGGTCGAGCTCGTCGATGCGATCCCCGAAGGCCAGGATCTGAAGATCTATTATCAGGGCGACTGGTTCGACCTCTGCCGCGGCCCGCATATGGCGTCGACCGGTCAGATCGGCACGGCCTTCAAGTTGATGAAGGTTGCCGGTGCCTACTGGCGCGGTGACAGCAACAACGCCATGTTGTCGCGCATCTACGGCACGGCTTTCGCCGAGCAGTCGGAACTCGACAACTACCTGCATATCCTCGCCGAAGCCGAGAAGCGCGACCACCGCAAGCTCGGCCGCGAAATGGACCTGTTCCATTTCCAGGAAGAGGGTCCAGGCGTGGTTTTCTGGCATGGCAAGGGCTGGCGGATGTTCCAGTCGCTGACCGCCTATATGCGCCGCCGCCTGGCCGGCACCTATGAAGAGGTCAACGCGCCGCAGGTTCTCGATGCCTCGCTCTGGGAGACTTCCGGTCACTGGGGCTGGTACCAGGAGAACATGTTTGCGGTGAAGTCGGCCTATGCCTTCACGCATCCCGAGGACAAGGAAGCGGATAACCGCATCTTCGCGCTGAAGCCGATGAACTGCCCGGGTCACGTGCAGATCTTCAAGCACGGCCTGAAGTCCTACCGCGAGCTGCCGATCCGCCTTGCCGAGTTCGGCAACGTGCACCGTTACGAGGCCTCGGGCGCTCTGCATGGCCTGATGCGCGTGCGCGGCTTCACGCAGGACGACGCGCATGTGTTCTGCACCGACGAGCAGATGGCGGCGGAATGCCTGCGCATCAACGACCTGATCCTCTCGGTCTACGAGGACTTCGGCTTCAAGGAGATCGTCGTCAAGCTCTCCACCCGTCCGGAAAAGCGCGTCGGCACCGATGCCCTCTGGGATCGCGCCGAAAGCGTGATGATGGACGTGCTGAAGACGATCGAGGCGCAGTCCGAGGGCCGCATCAAAACCGGCATCCTGCCGGGCGAGGGCGCCTTCTACGGTCCGAAGTTCGAATATACCCTGAAGGACGCCATCGGCCGTGAATGGCAGTGCGGCACGACGCAGGTCGACTTCAACCTGCCGGAACGCTTCGGTGCCTTCTACATCGACAGCAATTCGGAGAAGACGCAGCCGGTCATGATCCATCGCGCCATCTGCGGCTCGATGGAGCGCTTCCTCGGCATCCTGATCGAGAACTTCGCCGGTCATATGCCGCTCTGGATCGCGCCGCAGCAGATCGTCGTGGCGACCATCACCTCGGAAGCCGATGGCTACGGCCAGGAAGTTGCCGATGCGCTGCGTGACGCTGGTCTGAACGTATCGACCGACTTCCGTAACGAGAAGATCAACTACAAGGTCCGCGAACATTCCGTTACGAAGGTTCCTGTGATCATCGTCTGCGGCAAGAAGGAAGCGGAAGAGCGCACCGTCAACATCCGCCGTCTCGGCAGCCAGGAACAGACCTCGATGACGCTCGATGCGGCGATCGAAAGCCTGACCTGGGAAGCGACGCCGCCGGATGTGCGCCGCAAGATCGAAGCGAAGAAGGCCAAGGCTGCCTGA
- a CDS encoding CBS domain-containing protein has product MSNTVKAILDLKGRDVVTAGPNTTVAEAAKVLSQKKIGAIVVVGVQGKISGIFTERDVVNAIAKSGKDCLDQPVASLMTSKVFRCHEESTVNELMELMTSKRFRHVPVETNGKLAGIISIGDVVKTRIAEVEREAEEIKAYIAG; this is encoded by the coding sequence ATGTCCAATACCGTAAAGGCCATCCTCGATCTGAAGGGCCGCGACGTCGTCACGGCCGGTCCGAACACGACCGTCGCGGAGGCTGCAAAGGTGCTCAGCCAGAAGAAAATCGGCGCGATCGTCGTAGTCGGGGTGCAGGGAAAGATTTCCGGCATCTTCACCGAACGTGACGTCGTCAATGCGATTGCCAAGTCCGGCAAGGACTGTCTCGATCAGCCGGTGGCTTCGCTGATGACATCGAAGGTTTTCCGCTGCCATGAAGAATCGACGGTCAACGAACTGATGGAGCTGATGACCAGCAAGCGCTTCCGCCATGTTCCCGTCGAAACCAACGGCAAGCTTGCCGGGATCATTTCGATCGGTGACGTGGTGAAGACCCGCATCGCGGAAGTCGAGCGCGAGGCCGAAGAGATCAAAGCCTATATTGCAGGGTAA
- a CDS encoding GNAT family N-acetyltransferase yields MTVTIALESPRQPEVVRLLDLSDAYAASLYPAESNHLVDLSTLEKPSVSFFVARHDGAVVGCVALVEAGDGTAEIKRMFVDPQARGLRVASRLMDELETQASRRGLGAIRLETGIRQPEAIGLYRKYGYVEIEPFGSYQPDPLSLFMEKRLD; encoded by the coding sequence ATGACCGTTACCATCGCCCTCGAATCGCCGCGCCAGCCTGAGGTCGTGCGCCTGCTCGACCTGTCGGATGCCTATGCGGCCTCGCTTTATCCGGCAGAGAGCAACCATCTCGTCGATCTCTCGACGCTGGAGAAGCCTTCGGTGAGCTTCTTCGTGGCGCGCCATGACGGCGCTGTCGTCGGCTGCGTGGCGCTCGTCGAGGCGGGTGACGGCACCGCCGAGATCAAGCGGATGTTTGTCGATCCGCAAGCGCGCGGGCTGCGAGTGGCGAGCAGGCTGATGGATGAACTCGAGACACAGGCGAGCAGGCGCGGTCTCGGCGCAATCCGGCTCGAGACCGGGATCCGCCAGCCCGAGGCGATCGGTCTTTATCGCAAGTATGGCTATGTCGAGATTGAACCGTTCGGGTCCTACCAGCCGGACCCGCTCAGCCTGTTCATGGAAAAGCGGCTCGACTGA
- a CDS encoding patatin-like phospholipase family protein: MLNWSLHRQGSEAGTSDSGASSTLPDMTVPPISPLPQKKAKIALALGGGAARGWAHIGVLRALDEAGIEIGMIAGTSIGALVGGCYLAGKLDELEEFARSLTMRRIASLLDLTIGGSGLFGGMRLTKRMAEHLEGLNIEDLDRPFVAVAAEVNTGHEVWISNGSLITALRASYALPGIFEPIRSNNRTLVDGALVNPVPVSVCRSYEQPLVCAVNLNYDLFGRSAVVKHNAGLTAQEVQKREETPYTRLGMTGVMVQAFNIIQDRISRARLAGDPPDISLHPRLSDIGLSEFHRAGEAIERGYEEASIRLPELKRMQEVFAGHG; the protein is encoded by the coding sequence ATGCTGAACTGGAGTTTGCACCGTCAAGGCTCTGAGGCTGGCACATCCGATTCCGGTGCATCTTCCACATTGCCCGACATGACCGTTCCGCCTATCTCGCCCCTGCCCCAGAAGAAAGCCAAGATCGCTCTCGCGCTCGGCGGCGGTGCTGCGCGCGGCTGGGCCCATATCGGCGTGCTGCGCGCGCTCGATGAAGCCGGGATCGAAATCGGCATGATCGCGGGCACCTCGATCGGCGCCCTTGTCGGCGGCTGCTATCTCGCCGGAAAGCTCGACGAGCTCGAGGAATTCGCCCGCTCGCTCACCATGCGCCGCATCGCCAGCCTGCTCGATCTGACGATCGGCGGCAGCGGCCTGTTCGGCGGCATGCGGCTGACGAAGCGCATGGCCGAGCATCTGGAAGGGCTGAATATCGAGGATCTCGACCGACCCTTCGTCGCCGTCGCGGCAGAGGTCAATACCGGCCACGAGGTCTGGATCTCCAACGGTTCGCTGATCACGGCGCTACGCGCTTCCTACGCCCTGCCCGGCATCTTCGAGCCGATCCGCAGCAACAACCGTACGCTGGTCGACGGCGCGCTTGTCAATCCCGTCCCGGTCTCCGTCTGCCGCAGCTACGAGCAGCCGCTGGTCTGCGCCGTGAACCTGAATTACGACCTCTTCGGCCGCTCGGCCGTCGTCAAGCACAATGCCGGGCTGACGGCACAGGAAGTGCAGAAGCGCGAGGAAACGCCCTATACGCGCCTCGGCATGACCGGCGTCATGGTCCAGGCATTCAACATCATCCAGGACAGGATTTCACGCGCCCGCCTCGCCGGCGATCCGCCGGACATTTCGCTGCATCCGCGGCTCAGCGATATCGGGCTGTCCGAGTTCCATCGCGCCGGTGAAGCAATCGAGCGCGGCTACGAGGAAGCCTCTATCAGGCTTCCCGAACTCAAGAGAATGCAGGAAGTGTTCGCCGGCCACGGCTGA
- the hisI gene encoding phosphoribosyl-AMP cyclohydrolase, whose translation MTPFAFNTPSDDKSELEDAGDFTPRFDDRGLITAIVTDINDGELLMVAHMNAQALALTIQTGKAHYFSRSRGKLWLKGETSGNVQTVREIRTDCDQDAIWLKVEVAGHDATCHTGRRSCFYRTVSLQDGKPMLDIVDDERHFDPADVYKK comes from the coding sequence ATGACGCCCTTCGCCTTCAACACGCCTTCAGACGACAAATCCGAGCTCGAGGACGCGGGGGACTTCACCCCGCGCTTCGACGATCGCGGCCTGATCACCGCCATCGTCACGGACATCAACGACGGCGAGCTGCTGATGGTGGCGCATATGAACGCCCAGGCGCTGGCGCTGACCATCCAGACCGGCAAGGCCCACTATTTCAGCCGCTCGCGCGGCAAGCTCTGGCTGAAGGGCGAAACGTCCGGCAATGTCCAGACGGTCAGGGAAATCCGTACCGATTGCGATCAGGATGCCATCTGGCTGAAAGTAGAGGTCGCCGGTCACGACGCGACATGCCATACTGGCCGCCGTTCCTGTTTTTACCGCACCGTATCGCTGCAGGATGGAAAGCCGATGCTCGACATCGTCGATGACGAGCGCCATTTCGACCCGGCTGACGTCTACAAGAAATAG
- a CDS encoding iron-sulfur cluster assembly scaffold protein: protein MDEIYNSKILEFAGNIPRIGSLDDADASAQAHSKLCGSKVKIWLKMDGDTVSDFAHDVKACALGQASSSVMARHVVGATAAELRKAREDMLAMLKADGEGPEGRFEEMRYLRPVKDYKARHASTMLTFDAVVDAIGQIEAKRAEMADA from the coding sequence ATGGACGAGATCTACAACAGCAAAATCCTCGAATTTGCGGGCAATATTCCGCGTATCGGCAGTCTCGATGATGCCGATGCCAGCGCCCAGGCACATTCGAAGCTCTGTGGTTCCAAGGTGAAGATCTGGCTGAAGATGGACGGCGATACCGTCAGCGACTTCGCCCATGACGTCAAAGCCTGCGCCCTCGGCCAGGCATCCTCATCGGTGATGGCGCGCCATGTTGTCGGCGCCACTGCCGCCGAGTTGCGCAAGGCGCGCGAGGACATGCTCGCCATGCTGAAGGCTGACGGCGAGGGGCCAGAGGGCCGTTTCGAGGAGATGCGCTACCTGCGCCCGGTCAAGGACTACAAGGCCCGCCACGCCTCCACCATGCTCACCTTCGATGCCGTCGTCGATGCGATCGGCCAGATCGAAGCGAAGCGCGCCGAGATGGCGGACGCCTGA